A single window of Bos javanicus breed banteng chromosome 19, ARS-OSU_banteng_1.0, whole genome shotgun sequence DNA harbors:
- the LOC133232690 gene encoding testis-expressed protein 19.2-like yields the protein MCPPVSKRYAAEGMSYLHASWRYQLQHGRQLRICFACYKAAFLDLKRQLESEDLEDGDWDPELMDNSETGSEQGSSPVMGPNWAQGLWEPAQGESVGWGLDTLASGPVESEDMDLDDHFVPTELQPQDAAPLGLDAEDADWTQGLPWRFGEIPTCSHWPSPSIPWEGFFKVDLPAGEPMVLELGTTQDMDPLEAEAYLLDLQILSLVGRYDAVYLQKMKPRGVRMTPGQCWKLLLEPDEVWVVRLQDAPQKQELHHWKLSILESSPPGQIEELVPADSALLKRGFTILSYSPSAKRKPEEGDSASRPQSSTQGGDAGTSGPREPGENLAAMGASALGELPHFQPLNPGSQN from the coding sequence ATGTGCCCTCCAGTCAGCAAGCGGTATGCGGCAGAGGGCATGTCCTATCTCCATGCATCCTGGAGGTATCAGCTTCAACATGGCAGACAGCTAAGGATCTGCTTTGCTTGTTACAAGGCTGCCTTTCTGGACCTTAAGCGGCAGCTAGAGTCAGAAGACTTGGAAGATGGAGATTGGGACCCTGAGCTTATGGATAACTCAGAGACAGGGTCTGAGCAAGGGTCATCCCCAGTGATGGGGCCAAACTGGGCGCAGGGCCTATGGGAGCCTGCACAGGGCGAGTCTGTGGGCTGGGGATTGGACACCCTGGCGTCAGGCCCTGTGGAGTCAGAAGACATGGACCTAGATGATCACTTTGTGCCCACTGAGCTGCAGCCTCAGGATGCGGCACCTCTGGGCCTGGATGCTGAAGATGCTGACTGGAcccagggccttccctggagaTTTGGGGAAATCCCTACCTGTTCCCACTGGCCAAGCCCCTCCATTCCATGGGAGGGGTTTTTCAAAGTGGACTTGCCTGCAGGAGAGCCCATGGTATTGGAGCTGGGCACCACACAGGACATGGACCCTCTTGAGGCTGAAGCCTATTTACTGGACCTGCAGATCCTCTCCCTAGTGGGCCGCTATGATGCTGTCTACCTCCAGAAGATGAAGCCAAGAGGGGTCCGAATGACCCCAGGCCAGTGTTGGAAACTGCTGTTGGAGCCTGATGAGGTGTGGGTGGTGAGACTCCAAGATGCACCCCAGAAGCAGGAACTGCACCACTGGAAGCTAAGCATTCTGGAATCCTCCCCTCCAGGGCAGATTGAAGAGCTGGTGCCTGCGGATTCAGCCCTGCTTAAGAGGGGATTCACCATCCTTTCTTATTCACCCTCGGCCAAGAGGAAGCCTGAGGAGGGGGACTCAGCCTCTAGGCCACAGTCCTCCACCCAAGGAGGGGATGCCGGTACCAGTGGGCCCAGAGAGCCTGGGGAGAACCTGGCTGCTATGGGAGCCTCGGCCCTGGGAGAGCTGCCACATTTCCAGCCCCTCAACCCAGGGTCCCAGAACTGA